The stretch of DNA CCACATTTCAACGTGATCCTAACGGACGCGAACTTCGAGAGCGCACCAAGCTGAATTACCTGCGCCTTTTAACTCAAATGAATGCCGGATTGGTGGACCCATCAACGATGGGTGAAGATGTACGTATCTCTGCAAAATCATTTCTTACCGCGGACCAATTGCGGGTCGTGATGATGGCGCAAGGCAGATCGGCGCAAGGATTATTAGAAAACTTTGCGCCCCGCAATCCACCGTACCTGGGTCTGAAAGAAGCCTATCGTCGGATGGTAGGATTTTGTAATGCCGGTCAATGGAATGTGCTTCCACGGGTGAATAAAAGCTTGCGTGTCGGTGTTCAGGATTCTTCGGTGGGGGCGATTAAAACTCGCTTAAGACAGTTTGGTTATGCGATCACTTCAATTGATAATGTCTATGACAAGGCGACGGAAGCGGCGATTCGTGATGTGCAGTGGAACTTGCGCTTTAAACCGGATGGCGTGGTTTCTCCGGGTGGAAAGACTTTGGCTTACTTGAACACAGGGTGTGTCGAGCGTTTGCGCCAAATTCGAATTGATATGGATAAAATGCGTTGGTTCCCGCAAAATTTCGAACCCCGTCATATCTTTGTGAATTTAGCCATGTCCTATTTAAATCTGGTTGATCCCGAACAAGGGGTGAATACAAGCATGCGCACGATCAATGGACGTTCGCAACGTAAATCACCCACCATGATTGATAAGATTGTTTATGTTGTTATCAATCCATTCTGGGTGGTGCCGCCCACAATCTTCCGCGAGGATAAGCTTGCGGATATTCGCGGAATGGATCCCTATCAGATCGATCAGTATTTCGCGCGCAATAATTACGAGGTTTGGAATGCCGCTTTCACCCGTAAGTACATCCCATCTAGTATTGATTGGTGGAGCTTGCGGCCTGAGGATGACAAGCTGTTATATATCCGACAACGACCCAGTTTGAAAAATGCCTTGGGTGGATTGAAATTCATGATGACCAATGGGTTTGCTATTTACCTACATGATACCAACCAGCGCGAACTTTTTGTTGAGCCGGATCGATTATTAAGCTCGGGCTGCGTGCGTGTAGAAAGACCTTTAGATCTGGCCGAGACATTGTTAGCCGGAACAGAGTGGGATCGCACGAAAATCCAAGCGACCATGGCAAAACCTGGCGAAGTCATGAAAACAGACACTGATGCACGTTTGAAAAAGGCGATGCCGGTTTATATGGTGTTCTTAACTTCGCAAATGAGTTCTGACGGTGTTTTACGTTTCGCTGAAGACACGTATGCTCAGTCAGGCAGAATGTTACAAAGAGGGGCTTGGTAGCCCTTCTATCTTCCTAGCAAATAAGACGTCGATGTTGTTGTTGAGGGAATGGTGCTTAAGCCCGTTCCCAACGTCGAGCTGTAATAGCTTCCGGGAATAACTGAAAGCCCTGAGTTGTAGCCATAGGCGGAGTTCGAATATCCCAAATAACCACCATAATATCCGCTGTTACCATATTGAATCTGCTGCATTCGATACATCAAAGTGCTCATCTCTTGTTGTAACGAAGACATGGCTTGATAGCGCTGCATTTGTTGTTGGTATTGCTGTTGATAATTGTTGTAGCCATTCAGGCCCCAAGGTCCCATGCCTGAATTAAACATGCCTCCGCCTAACATGTTGTTGCCGTACATCGACATGCCATATGGATTTCCCCACATGCCGTAACCGTTCATGCCGCCGTAAGGTCCCGCCATGCCATACATGCCACCATTCATTCCTGCACAACCAAAACCTCCGGAACCCATACCGCCAGCCATGCTGCCGTAAATTCCAGAACCGCCGCCACCCATTGCTTGCCCCAAACCAGTGCCAATAGCGCCTAAACCATAACCGTACCCTTGAGCTGCATAAGGATCCGTGGGCCAACCAAGATTGGCGTTGTTTTCTGTGATCATTTTATTGGTTTGATAGCCGGCGTAAATTGAAGCTAGTCCCACGCCGACATTGCCTAAAACAGAAGCCCAATTAGTTTGTGGTTGTACGGTCGCTTGGCCATTCGACTTTGCCATACATTCAAGGCACACACCACCTTCGGTTTGTTCTTTTCTGTCAGCGAGAGCGTCTTTGCGGGCGTCGGAGAGTTCAGACTTTGCTTGTTTTAAGTCTTCTTGCAGGTCTTCGATTTCACCTTGAATCTTTTCTGCTAACCCATAGTTTTTGCGATATTCGGTTAAACCCTTTTTACAAGTCTGTGCATTGCGAATACCACCAGAACGACCTTGAACTTGCGGGTCGGTACAGACGCTGGCATTGATAGAACCCGGCTTGCTAGAATCACAAAAGCGATTCCATTGTTCGGCAGAAAAAGATTGAACGCTCAGGATATTGGCTTCGGCAATTTCTTTTCCGCCTTCGGTTCCGCCAGCTTCGACATCACCAGCTTGAGCCGATGGATGTCCTTTGTATTGGGCACAACGACGTGAATTTTCAATATGCTCAAAAATAAAATCGGAATATTCGCCGGAAATACTTTTTTCGATATCACTGTGCGATCGCTTGACTTGCGCATCGACTTTTTTCTTCTCTGATTTTTTGTCTTTGATTTGTTCTTGAATTTCTTTGATGCGCTCGCGAGCCTCGCGGGTCGCATCATCTTCGCTAACGGCACCTTGTGCCACTTGAGTAGGGTATGAGCAGCCTTGCATTCCGCCGTACATGCCGGTACCCCACATTTGGCCCCAGGCACTGGAGCTGGCTAGTATCGAAAAAATCAACAGCGTTCGCGAAAGCATAAAACCACCTTTTGATGATTTCATGCTATCCAGACACTATGGAGCCAATGTGGATCTTGGGATATTAGGACTTTTTGATCGAAAATGAGACACGGGCACCTAAAATGCGACCGTCCTTTAAGATATTTTCAGCTTTGATATCACCGCCATGAAGCTGAGCGATCTCCTTCATAAGAACAGAGCCGATGCCTACAGAAATTCTTTGGTTGTCCTGACTTTTTACCAAAACACGAGTCGCCTTTTTATGGCCGAATTCCGTAAGACCTTTTTCGCTAAATCCCGGGCCATCATCGGTCAAGGACACTTTTAAAAATTCACCTTCTTCGTGCAAATCTATTTTTAGACGTTGTTTCGTGAAAGAGGCTGAATTCTCCATGGCATTGCGAAGAAGTCGGTCGATCAATTGCCCTGAGCCGCGCAGACCGAAAGAGAGCCCCTCACTGCTAAAATCAAACTTAAGCTGAGGATAGCGCTGTCTAAAGACCAAGACTTGATCAGCGATCTTTTCGCGTAAATCCAGAACTTCCGTTCCTAGCGAGTACTGAGGTTCAGTGATTTGCGCTAAAAACAAAAGATCTTCAACAAGTTTTCCAAAGTATTCCACCTCGGAAAAACTAAGATCTATGATTTCTTGTCTTTGGTTTTCTTGCAGTCTGGGTCCGGCGGTTTGCAAGGTCTCTAAAAAGGTTCGTAAAGAAGTTAATGGAGTTCTTAGATCGTGGGCCAAGTCTTGTAAAAGCTGGCGACGAGCTTGGTCCGATTTGCGCAGCTGTTCAACCATATGCTCAAGGTCACCGGCCATTTGATTAAAGGCTCCGACGAGCGGTGCCAGCTCATCAAATTTCTTTTTTTGCGGCATGCGTGCACTTAGGTTTCCTTCACGCATACGATTTAAGACTTCAACGGCTTCGTCAGAGCGACCTTGATATTTGGAAAACTGATAAAACAAGGCCAGACCGATGGAAATTAAAATACAGGCCACCATCGAAATTAAGGTGACCATCGGGCCGCGCGGAGGTTTGCCACCGCCCGGAGGCTTTAGAATACTGTATAAGAACACGCCTGGTTTGGTGGTCTCAGAAATTACCACGGGTGGGCTAGACATAGTCGGATCATGAAATTGAATGGAGCGATCTTCTTGGATTTTTTTAAGCTGATCCAAAGAGAGGGGAGTATCTAAAATCTTTTTCCCAGAAATCAGGCTAAGACCCTGGGCATCCATCAGATCATTTTCAGGCATCTGATTCTCTTGGGCGAAAGCATTTAACTTGGGAAGTGCCTTAACGGGATCTTCATCGAAAGTTTTTAAAAGTATGCGATGCATATTCGCGGGGCCCAGAAACATCCGGTCCCGCTCAAAACTAGTTAAGATCCAAGAAGTTGAAATGGCTAAAAAGACTGAAAACAGAATGATAGAAGCAAAAATCACATAGTTCTTACGAAAAAGTGATTTTTGGATCATACCGCCCGCTCAAGTCGATAACCCTGTCCGTAA from Bdellovibrio bacteriovorus encodes:
- a CDS encoding histidine kinase dimerization/phospho-acceptor domain-containing protein, with translation MIQKSLFRKNYVIFASIILFSVFLAISTSWILTSFERDRMFLGPANMHRILLKTFDEDPVKALPKLNAFAQENQMPENDLMDAQGLSLISGKKILDTPLSLDQLKKIQEDRSIQFHDPTMSSPPVVISETTKPGVFLYSILKPPGGGKPPRGPMVTLISMVACILISIGLALFYQFSKYQGRSDEAVEVLNRMREGNLSARMPQKKKFDELAPLVGAFNQMAGDLEHMVEQLRKSDQARRQLLQDLAHDLRTPLTSLRTFLETLQTAGPRLQENQRQEIIDLSFSEVEYFGKLVEDLLFLAQITEPQYSLGTEVLDLREKIADQVLVFRQRYPQLKFDFSSEGLSFGLRGSGQLIDRLLRNAMENSASFTKQRLKIDLHEEGEFLKVSLTDDGPGFSEKGLTEFGHKKATRVLVKSQDNQRISVGIGSVLMKEIAQLHGGDIKAENILKDGRILGARVSFSIKKS
- a CDS encoding THO complex subunit 7 family protein, coding for MKSSKGGFMLSRTLLIFSILASSSAWGQMWGTGMYGGMQGCSYPTQVAQGAVSEDDATREARERIKEIQEQIKDKKSEKKKVDAQVKRSHSDIEKSISGEYSDFIFEHIENSRRCAQYKGHPSAQAGDVEAGGTEGGKEIAEANILSVQSFSAEQWNRFCDSSKPGSINASVCTDPQVQGRSGGIRNAQTCKKGLTEYRKNYGLAEKIQGEIEDLQEDLKQAKSELSDARKDALADRKEQTEGGVCLECMAKSNGQATVQPQTNWASVLGNVGVGLASIYAGYQTNKMITENNANLGWPTDPYAAQGYGYGLGAIGTGLGQAMGGGGSGIYGSMAGGMGSGGFGCAGMNGGMYGMAGPYGGMNGYGMWGNPYGMSMYGNNMLGGGMFNSGMGPWGLNGYNNYQQQYQQQMQRYQAMSSLQQEMSTLMYRMQQIQYGNSGYYGGYLGYSNSAYGYNSGLSVIPGSYYSSTLGTGLSTIPSTTTSTSYLLGR
- a CDS encoding L,D-transpeptidase family protein yields the protein MGRVGLIFFILASQIFFLNAQAQSKQAEYLAVLEELSVPDMRNTFYYAAEHGINVKSYWTDAMESTFQRDPNGRELRERTKLNYLRLLTQMNAGLVDPSTMGEDVRISAKSFLTADQLRVVMMAQGRSAQGLLENFAPRNPPYLGLKEAYRRMVGFCNAGQWNVLPRVNKSLRVGVQDSSVGAIKTRLRQFGYAITSIDNVYDKATEAAIRDVQWNLRFKPDGVVSPGGKTLAYLNTGCVERLRQIRIDMDKMRWFPQNFEPRHIFVNLAMSYLNLVDPEQGVNTSMRTINGRSQRKSPTMIDKIVYVVINPFWVVPPTIFREDKLADIRGMDPYQIDQYFARNNYEVWNAAFTRKYIPSSIDWWSLRPEDDKLLYIRQRPSLKNALGGLKFMMTNGFAIYLHDTNQRELFVEPDRLLSSGCVRVERPLDLAETLLAGTEWDRTKIQATMAKPGEVMKTDTDARLKKAMPVYMVFLTSQMSSDGVLRFAEDTYAQSGRMLQRGAW